The Argonema galeatum A003/A1 genome includes a window with the following:
- a CDS encoding PEP-CTERM sorting domain-containing protein — MATASAAVVALGTGLVAQHAQAYSLFSERTSFQNELDTLVVDDYENPAYLNGDVINGSTVDIHSDAQMSSILGETQYNTTGWNNWNLIVEQNFGHKYCAGCNGSFLLDFTQTTVGNSLGVFGAGFDIFAGTNYFAHVILGDDSTQDFSLASSGQGFWGITSEKSIKGIHIGLANGGSTTNGYIEIDNLTIGSKSVPEPTSAIGLLGLGAIGAASMLKRKQQQKATAKA; from the coding sequence ATGGCTACAGCAAGTGCAGCAGTTGTTGCTTTAGGAACAGGATTGGTGGCGCAACATGCACAAGCTTACAGTCTCTTCAGCGAGCGGACATCTTTTCAGAACGAACTGGACACTTTGGTTGTTGATGATTACGAAAACCCAGCTTACTTAAATGGTGATGTTATTAACGGGTCAACTGTTGATATTCATTCGGATGCTCAGATGAGTAGCATACTTGGCGAAACCCAATACAATACCACTGGCTGGAACAACTGGAACTTGATCGTGGAACAAAATTTCGGTCATAAATACTGCGCTGGCTGTAACGGTTCTTTCTTGCTAGATTTTACCCAAACAACAGTAGGAAATTCACTTGGTGTATTTGGGGCAGGCTTTGATATTTTTGCTGGTACTAACTACTTTGCTCATGTCATCTTAGGAGACGATAGCACGCAAGATTTTTCCTTGGCTTCATCAGGGCAAGGTTTTTGGGGCATCACATCTGAGAAAAGCATTAAAGGTATTCACATTGGGCTTGCAAACGGAGGCTCCACTACCAATGGCTATATTGAAATTGACAACTTAACCATTGGATCGAAATCTGTGCCCGAACCTACCTCCGCAATCGGTCTGTTGGGGCTAGGTGCAATAGGTGCTGCTTCTATGCTGAAGCGCAAACAGCAGCAGAAAGCGACAGCAAAAGCATAA